A genomic window from Mycobacterium sp. 050128 includes:
- the nrdI gene encoding class Ib ribonucleoside-diphosphate reductase assembly flavoprotein NrdI produces the protein MIDDPQRPAAPGLRSSLVYFSSVSENTHRFVQKLGVPATRIPLHGRIEVDDPYVLILPTYGGGKATPDINNGGYVPKQVIAFLNNEHNRSLIRGVIAAGNNNFGAEFAYAGNVVSRKCGVPYLYRFELMGTPDDVEAVRAGLEEFWKDQTCHQPSLQSL, from the coding sequence ATGATTGACGACCCGCAGCGCCCGGCGGCGCCGGGCTTGCGATCGTCACTGGTCTATTTTTCGTCGGTGTCGGAGAACACCCACCGCTTCGTGCAGAAGCTGGGTGTTCCCGCCACGCGAATCCCGCTGCATGGCCGCATCGAGGTCGACGATCCGTACGTATTGATACTGCCCACGTACGGCGGCGGGAAGGCCACGCCTGACATCAACAACGGGGGCTATGTCCCTAAGCAGGTCATCGCCTTTTTGAACAACGAGCACAACAGGTCGTTGATCCGCGGCGTCATCGCCGCCGGCAACAACAACTTCGGTGCCGAATTCGCCTATGCGGGCAACGTGGTTTCCCGCAAATGCGGCGTGCCCTACCTCTACCGCTTCGAACTGATGGGTACCCCGGACGACGTGGAAGCCGTTCGCGCGGGCTTGGAAGAATTCTGGAAGGACCAGACGTGCCACCAACCGTCACTGCAGAGCCTGTAA
- the nrdE gene encoding class 1b ribonucleoside-diphosphate reductase subunit alpha: MPPTVTAEPVTTGAHALPGETDYHALNAMLNLYDKDGKIQFDKDHEAAHQYFLQHVNQNTVFFHNQDEKLDYLIKENYYEREVLDQYSRNFVKTLLDRAYAKKFRFPTFLGAFKYYTSYTLKTFDGKRYLERFEDRVVMVALTLAAGDHALAEKLVDEIIDGRFQPATPTFLNSGKKQRGEPVSCFLLRIEDNMESIGRSINSALQLSKRGGGVALLLSNIREHGAPIKNIENQSSGVIPIMKLLEDSFSYANQLGARQGAGAVYLHAHHPDIYRFLDTKRENADEKIRIKTLSLGVVIPDITFELAKKNEDMYLFSPYDVERVYGVPFADISVTEKYYEMVDDARIRKTKIKAREFFQTLAELQFESGYPYIMYEDTVNRANPIEGKITHSNLCSEILQVSTPSLFNEDLSYAKVGKDISCNLGSLNIAKAMDSPDFAQTIEVAIRALTAVSDQTHIWSVPSIEQGNNESHAIGLGQMNLHGYLARERILYGSEEGIDFTNMYFYTVLYHALRASNRIAIERGSKFGGFERSKYASGEFFDKYTEQVWEPATARVRELFAEAGIRIPTQEDWQRLKESVQQHGIYNQNLQAVPPTGSISYINHSTSSIHPVASKIEIRKEGKIGRVYYPAPYLTNDNLEYYQDAYEIGYEKIIDTYAAATQHVDQGLSLTLFFKDTATTRDVNKAQIYAWRKGIKTLYYIRLRQMALEGTEVEGCVSCML; encoded by the coding sequence GTGCCACCAACCGTCACTGCAGAGCCTGTAACCACCGGCGCCCACGCGTTGCCGGGGGAGACCGACTACCACGCGCTCAACGCGATGCTGAATCTGTACGACAAAGACGGCAAGATTCAGTTCGACAAGGACCACGAGGCCGCGCATCAGTACTTCCTGCAGCACGTCAACCAGAACACGGTCTTCTTCCACAATCAGGACGAGAAGCTCGACTACCTGATCAAGGAGAACTACTACGAGCGCGAGGTGCTCGACCAGTACAGCCGCAACTTCGTCAAGACGCTGCTGGACCGGGCTTACGCGAAGAAGTTCCGGTTCCCGACCTTCCTCGGGGCTTTCAAGTACTACACCTCGTACACGCTGAAGACGTTCGACGGCAAGCGCTACCTCGAGCGCTTCGAGGACCGGGTCGTGATGGTCGCGCTCACGCTGGCCGCAGGTGACCACGCGCTGGCCGAGAAGCTCGTCGACGAGATCATCGACGGCCGGTTCCAGCCGGCGACCCCGACGTTTTTGAACTCGGGTAAGAAGCAGCGCGGCGAGCCGGTGAGCTGCTTTTTGCTGCGCATCGAGGACAACATGGAGTCGATCGGGCGCTCGATCAACTCCGCGCTGCAGCTGTCCAAGCGCGGCGGGGGAGTTGCGTTGTTGCTGAGCAACATTCGCGAACATGGCGCACCGATCAAGAACATCGAGAATCAATCCTCGGGTGTCATCCCGATCATGAAGCTGCTCGAGGACTCGTTCTCCTACGCCAATCAGCTGGGTGCGCGCCAAGGTGCGGGCGCGGTGTACCTGCACGCGCACCACCCGGACATCTACCGGTTCCTGGACACCAAGCGCGAGAACGCCGACGAGAAGATCCGGATCAAGACGCTGAGCCTCGGTGTGGTGATTCCCGACATCACCTTCGAGCTGGCCAAGAAGAACGAGGACATGTACCTGTTCTCGCCGTACGACGTCGAGCGGGTTTACGGCGTGCCGTTCGCCGACATCTCGGTGACCGAGAAGTACTACGAAATGGTCGATGACGCGCGCATCCGCAAGACCAAGATCAAGGCGCGCGAGTTCTTCCAGACGCTGGCCGAGCTGCAGTTCGAGTCCGGCTACCCGTACATCATGTACGAGGACACGGTGAACCGGGCCAACCCCATCGAGGGCAAGATCACGCACTCGAACCTGTGCTCGGAGATTCTGCAGGTGTCCACGCCGTCGTTGTTCAACGAAGACTTGTCGTATGCCAAAGTGGGCAAGGACATTTCGTGCAACCTGGGTTCGCTGAACATCGCGAAGGCCATGGACTCACCGGACTTCGCCCAGACCATCGAGGTGGCGATCCGGGCGCTGACCGCGGTCAGCGATCAGACACACATCTGGTCGGTGCCCTCAATCGAGCAGGGCAACAACGAATCCCACGCGATCGGGCTGGGGCAGATGAATCTGCACGGCTACCTGGCTCGCGAGCGCATCCTGTACGGCTCCGAAGAAGGTATCGACTTCACCAACATGTACTTCTACACCGTGCTCTACCACGCGCTGCGGGCGTCGAATCGCATTGCGATCGAACGCGGTAGCAAGTTCGGTGGTTTCGAGCGCTCGAAGTACGCCTCGGGCGAGTTCTTCGACAAGTACACCGAGCAGGTGTGGGAGCCGGCCACTGCCCGGGTTCGGGAGCTCTTCGCCGAGGCGGGCATCCGCATTCCGACGCAAGAGGATTGGCAGCGGCTCAAGGAGTCTGTGCAACAGCACGGCATCTACAACCAGAACCTGCAGGCCGTGCCGCCGACGGGGTCGATCTCCTACATCAACCACTCGACCAGCTCGATCCACCCGGTCGCGAGCAAGATCGAGATCCGCAAGGAAGGCAAGATTGGTCGCGTCTACTACCCGGCGCCGTACCTGACCAACGACAACCTGGAGTACTACCAGGACGCGTACGAGATCGGCTACGAAAAGATCATCGACACCTACGCGGCGGCCACCCAGCACGTGGACCAGGGGTTGAGTCTGACGCTGTTCTTCAAGGACACCGCTACTACCCGCGACGTCAACAAGGCGCAGATTTACGCCTGGCGCAAGGGAATCAAGACGCTGTACTACATCCGGCTGCGGCAGATGGCCTTGGAGGGCACCGAGGTCGAGGGCTGCGTGTCCTGCATGCTGTAG
- a CDS encoding TetR/AcrR family transcriptional regulator has protein sequence MPRPARPHPSVKPGAKVDARSERWREHRKKVRGEIVEAAFRAIDRLGPELSVREIAEEAGTAKPKIYRHFHDKSDLFQAIGERLRDMLWAAIFPSINLATDSAREIVRRSVDEYVNLVDKHPNVLRVFISARSGATTESTVRTLNEGRQITLTMADMFDNELKDFKLDHAAFELAAHAAFGSAASSTEWWLGEPDSPRRMPRDQFVAHLTTIMMGVIVGTAEALGIAVDPDQPVHSAVRRNPAAS, from the coding sequence ATGCCTCGACCCGCAAGACCCCACCCGAGCGTGAAGCCGGGGGCGAAGGTCGACGCGCGCAGCGAGCGTTGGCGTGAACACCGCAAAAAGGTGCGCGGCGAAATCGTCGAGGCGGCGTTTCGCGCGATCGACCGGCTGGGACCCGAGCTGAGCGTGCGGGAGATCGCCGAAGAGGCCGGCACCGCCAAGCCGAAGATCTACCGTCACTTCCACGACAAGTCCGACCTGTTCCAGGCGATCGGCGAGCGGCTGCGCGACATGTTGTGGGCGGCGATCTTCCCGTCGATCAACCTGGCCACCGACTCGGCCCGCGAGATCGTCCGGCGCAGCGTCGACGAGTACGTCAACCTGGTCGACAAGCATCCCAACGTGCTGCGCGTGTTCATTTCGGCGCGCTCCGGAGCGACCACCGAGTCGACGGTGCGCACCCTCAACGAGGGCCGGCAGATCACGCTGACCATGGCCGACATGTTCGACAACGAGCTCAAGGACTTCAAGCTCGACCACGCCGCGTTCGAACTGGCCGCACACGCGGCCTTCGGATCGGCCGCGTCGTCCACCGAGTGGTGGTTGGGCGAACCCGACAGCCCGCGACGCATGCCGCGCGATCAGTTCGTCGCCCATCTGACCACGATCATGATGGGGGTCATCGTCGGCACTGCCGAGGCGCTGGGCATCGCGGTCGACCCCGATCAGCCGGTGCACAGCGCCGTGCGACGTAACCCCGCGGCCAGCTGA
- a CDS encoding flavin-containing monooxygenase translates to MTDALTQAEPTSAAQPVHTRALIIGTGFSGLGMGIKLQQQGVDFVILEKADDVGGTWRDNSYPGCACDIPSHLYSFSFEPKPDWKNPFSYQPEIWDYLKGVTEKYGLRRYIEFNSLVDRGHWDDDEHRWHVFTTDGREYIAQFLISGAGALHIPSIPEIEGRDEFRGPAFHSAEWDHSVDLTGKRVAMIGTGASAIQIVPEIVGQVGELQLYQRTPPWVVPRSNPDLPVAVRRAMENVPGLRALVRLVIYWGQEALAFGMTKRPNALKFIEAYCKYNIRRSVKDRELRRKLIPNYRIGCKRILNSSTYYRAVADPKTELITDAITRITPDGIVTADGTERPVDVIVYGTGFHVTDSYTYVQIKGRHGEDLVDRWNREGIGAHRGITVADMPNLFFLLGPNTGLGHNSVVFMIESQIRYVADAIKKCDKFGAQALAPTRAAQDKFNDELQEQLKGSVWNSGGCSSWYLDEHGKNTVLWGGYTWQYWRSTHSVKPDEYQFFGVRSGSRAERSGVTAQG, encoded by the coding sequence GTGACCGATGCATTGACACAAGCCGAACCGACATCGGCCGCGCAGCCGGTGCATACCCGCGCGCTGATCATCGGAACCGGGTTCTCCGGCCTGGGCATGGGGATCAAGCTGCAGCAGCAGGGCGTGGACTTCGTGATCCTGGAGAAAGCCGATGACGTCGGCGGCACCTGGCGCGACAACAGCTACCCCGGGTGCGCCTGCGACATCCCGTCGCACCTGTACTCGTTCTCTTTCGAACCCAAGCCGGACTGGAAAAACCCGTTCTCCTACCAGCCCGAGATCTGGGACTACCTCAAGGGCGTCACCGAGAAGTACGGGTTGCGCCGCTACATCGAATTCAATTCGCTGGTCGATCGCGGACACTGGGACGACGACGAACACCGGTGGCACGTGTTCACCACCGACGGCCGCGAATACATCGCGCAGTTCCTGATCTCGGGCGCCGGCGCGCTGCACATCCCGTCGATCCCCGAGATCGAGGGTCGCGACGAATTCCGCGGTCCCGCTTTCCATTCCGCGGAGTGGGACCACAGCGTCGATCTCACCGGCAAGCGGGTGGCAATGATCGGGACCGGCGCCAGCGCAATCCAGATCGTCCCGGAGATCGTCGGACAGGTCGGCGAGCTTCAGCTCTACCAACGCACCCCGCCGTGGGTGGTCCCGCGGTCGAACCCGGATCTGCCGGTTGCCGTGCGCCGGGCCATGGAGAACGTCCCCGGGCTGCGCGCGCTGGTGCGGCTGGTCATCTACTGGGGGCAGGAGGCGCTGGCATTCGGCATGACGAAGCGGCCGAACGCGCTGAAATTCATTGAGGCGTACTGCAAATACAACATCCGTCGCTCGGTCAAGGATCGCGAGCTGCGCCGCAAGCTGATCCCGAACTACCGGATCGGCTGCAAGCGAATCCTGAACTCGTCGACGTACTACCGTGCGGTCGCCGACCCTAAGACCGAACTGATCACCGACGCCATCACCCGGATCACGCCCGATGGGATCGTGACAGCCGACGGCACCGAACGCCCGGTCGACGTAATCGTCTATGGCACCGGTTTTCACGTCACCGACTCCTACACCTATGTCCAGATCAAGGGACGCCACGGTGAGGACCTGGTCGACCGCTGGAACCGGGAGGGGATCGGCGCGCACCGGGGGATCACCGTCGCCGACATGCCCAACCTGTTCTTCCTGTTGGGTCCCAACACCGGACTGGGGCACAACTCGGTGGTGTTCATGATCGAGTCCCAGATTCGCTACGTCGCCGACGCGATCAAGAAGTGCGACAAATTCGGCGCCCAGGCGTTGGCACCGACCCGCGCGGCGCAGGACAAGTTCAACGACGAGCTGCAGGAGCAACTCAAGGGGTCGGTGTGGAACAGCGGCGGTTGCAGCAGCTGGTATCTCGACGAGCACGGTAAGAACACCGTGCTGTGGGGCGGCTACACCTGGCAGTACTGGCGTTCCACCCACTCGGTCAAGCCCGACGAATATCAGTTCTTCGGCGTGCGCAGCGGGTCACGCGCCGAGCGCTCCGGGGTCACCGCTCAGGGCTGA
- a CDS encoding universal stress protein, with the protein MSAYQTVVVGTDGSDSSLRAVDRAAAIAAEDGSKLIIATAHPPIPEERGRYAIPPGSDHGQDYRTVGEAPYYAILHNARERAHRAGAKNVEEKSIVGAPITALVQLAEDARADLLVVGNVGLASVAGRLLGSVPSEVSRKAKMDVLIVHTSD; encoded by the coding sequence ATGAGCGCGTATCAGACCGTCGTGGTCGGCACCGATGGCTCGGACTCGTCGTTGCGTGCGGTGGACCGCGCGGCCGCGATCGCCGCGGAGGATGGTTCGAAATTGATCATTGCGACGGCACATCCCCCGATTCCCGAGGAACGCGGTCGCTACGCCATCCCGCCGGGGAGCGACCACGGTCAGGACTACCGGACGGTGGGCGAGGCCCCCTACTACGCGATCCTGCACAACGCCAGGGAGCGGGCGCACCGAGCCGGGGCCAAGAACGTGGAGGAGAAGTCGATCGTCGGTGCCCCCATCACCGCCCTGGTGCAGCTCGCCGAGGACGCCCGTGCCGACCTGCTGGTCGTCGGCAACGTCGGGCTCGCCAGCGTCGCCGGCCGACTGCTGGGATCGGTGCCGTCCGAAGTCTCCCGCAAAGCCAAGATGGACGTCCTGATCGTCCATACCTCCGACTAG
- a CDS encoding SDR family NAD(P)-dependent oxidoreductase yields the protein MNSSNPAHQDELIVVTGASTGMGAATAKELARKGFHVLAGVRREADADALKAEGLQSLEPHILDITVESDVAAIADRVAHDPRHRPLRALINNAGIAINAPVEALPLEQWRHQFEVNLFGHIAMTQALLPALLLSSGTVVNISSVGGKVVLPTYGAYAGSKFALEAVSDALRREVAELGIKVVVVEPGAVKTEMAVRGIATAEGLKANMTDAQLARYGDLAAAVTAQARSFGEDGVSAEHAAKVIAKAATASRPRTRYTIGRDAAILLRVSRVVSDRVLDRIVRLNLRSFAKDAQQSEKSSTATTSVGA from the coding sequence ATGAATTCCTCGAACCCCGCACATCAGGACGAGCTGATCGTCGTGACCGGCGCCTCGACAGGCATGGGCGCGGCGACCGCTAAAGAATTGGCCCGCAAGGGTTTTCATGTTCTCGCCGGCGTGCGACGCGAGGCCGACGCCGACGCGCTGAAAGCCGAGGGCCTGCAAAGCCTGGAGCCGCACATCCTCGACATCACCGTTGAGTCCGACGTGGCCGCGATCGCCGACCGGGTCGCCCACGATCCACGGCATCGCCCACTAAGGGCGTTGATCAACAATGCCGGCATTGCGATCAACGCGCCGGTAGAAGCCCTGCCGCTGGAGCAGTGGCGCCATCAGTTCGAGGTGAATCTGTTCGGCCACATCGCGATGACCCAGGCGCTGTTGCCGGCTCTACTGCTCAGCTCCGGAACCGTCGTGAACATCAGTTCCGTGGGCGGGAAGGTGGTCTTGCCGACTTACGGCGCTTACGCCGGTTCGAAGTTCGCCCTCGAGGCGGTCAGTGATGCACTGCGGCGTGAGGTCGCCGAGCTGGGCATCAAAGTGGTCGTCGTCGAACCCGGCGCCGTCAAGACCGAAATGGCCGTGCGTGGAATCGCCACCGCCGAAGGGTTGAAGGCGAACATGACCGACGCCCAACTCGCCCGGTATGGCGATCTCGCCGCAGCCGTCACGGCACAGGCCCGATCGTTCGGCGAGGACGGTGTTTCGGCCGAACATGCCGCAAAGGTCATCGCCAAGGCGGCCACCGCTTCTCGCCCGCGGACTCGCTACACGATCGGGCGTGACGCCGCGATCTTGCTGCGGGTCAGCCGCGTCGTCTCGGACCGGGTCCTGGACCGGATCGTGCGCTTGAACCTACGATCCTTTGCCAAGGATGCGCAGCAAAGTGAAAAGTCAAGCACTGCAACGACTTCGGTCGGCGCTTAA
- a CDS encoding TetR/AcrR family transcriptional regulator gives MTTRAESAAATRRSLIEAAGVLLDLGGVEAVTLREVGARSGVSRSAAYRHFADKESLLAVVAMNALSELGDALEALVNSDDSPEQSLRTGLLSLIDIGRIRPHLYRLMFTPPAGDPTEVMRVAQRAQDLFLDIVGRITGPQQASRYAALLLTSAHGITGLDLSGHMDLDKWHTNAEELVDTLISVLPKAK, from the coding sequence GTGACGACACGAGCGGAGAGCGCGGCGGCCACCCGCCGTTCGCTGATTGAGGCGGCGGGGGTGCTGCTCGACCTCGGTGGCGTCGAGGCGGTGACGCTGCGCGAGGTGGGCGCTCGCAGTGGTGTGTCGCGCTCGGCCGCGTATCGCCACTTCGCCGACAAGGAATCTCTGCTGGCGGTGGTGGCCATGAACGCGTTGAGCGAATTGGGTGACGCGCTAGAGGCATTGGTCAACAGCGACGATTCGCCCGAGCAGTCGTTGCGTACCGGGTTGCTCTCGTTGATCGATATCGGGCGCATCCGTCCCCATCTGTATCGGCTGATGTTCACCCCGCCGGCGGGTGACCCGACCGAAGTGATGCGGGTGGCCCAACGCGCGCAGGATTTGTTTCTGGACATCGTGGGTCGCATCACCGGTCCGCAGCAGGCGAGCCGTTATGCAGCCTTGTTGTTGACCAGCGCCCACGGGATCACCGGTTTGGACCTGAGCGGTCACATGGATTTGGACAAGTGGCACACCAACGCCGAGGAGCTTGTCGACACGCTTATCTCGGTGTTGCCCAAAGCGAAGTAG
- a CDS encoding TetR/AcrR family transcriptional regulator has product MVRTPDLARRRQLLDALIDEFADGGIGDRSLREIAGAVGTSHRMLLHHFGSREDLLLAVVEEVEQRQMGLLPELPADAATGFTAMWADLQRPELRRLERLFFECYARAAQGERPFARMIPGAVDGWLTAVGAVAGDAFDPAMARLGLAVTRGLLLDLVATNDDAGVAAAANAFAILLRR; this is encoded by the coding sequence ATGGTCCGCACCCCTGACCTTGCGCGGCGCCGGCAGCTCCTCGACGCACTGATCGACGAGTTCGCCGACGGCGGCATCGGCGACCGCTCCCTGCGCGAGATAGCCGGCGCCGTCGGCACCAGCCATCGAATGTTGCTGCACCACTTCGGGTCTCGAGAGGACCTGCTGCTGGCGGTCGTCGAGGAGGTCGAGCAACGCCAGATGGGCCTGCTCCCCGAGTTACCGGCGGACGCCGCCACCGGCTTTACCGCGATGTGGGCCGACCTGCAGCGGCCCGAGCTGCGCCGGCTGGAGCGCCTGTTCTTCGAGTGCTACGCGCGCGCGGCCCAGGGTGAAAGGCCCTTCGCCCGAATGATTCCCGGCGCCGTCGACGGTTGGCTGACCGCGGTCGGGGCAGTGGCCGGCGATGCATTCGATCCGGCAATGGCCAGGCTCGGTCTGGCCGTCACCCGGGGCCTGCTACTGGATCTGGTGGCCACTAACGACGACGCCGGCGTGGCTGCGGCCGCGAACGCTTTCGCAATCCTGTTGCGCCGCTGA
- a CDS encoding SRPBCC family protein produces the protein MFNEDSIEIDAAPQLVWDVFTDVEHWPDWTASVTSLVGLDGPGLAIGKRFAIKQPGMQKLVWQVTEFDPGSSWTWVQRSPGVRVSARHDVIGQSGGRTLVRQQLDQGGVLGALVGRLMAKKTRRFLELEAQGLKARSEQLSRANGPHP, from the coding sequence ATGTTTAATGAAGACAGCATTGAGATCGATGCCGCGCCGCAATTGGTATGGGATGTCTTCACCGATGTCGAGCACTGGCCCGACTGGACCGCGTCCGTGACATCGCTTGTCGGGCTGGATGGACCCGGCCTCGCCATCGGCAAACGGTTCGCGATCAAGCAGCCCGGCATGCAGAAGCTGGTCTGGCAGGTTACCGAGTTCGACCCGGGGTCATCCTGGACGTGGGTGCAACGCTCCCCCGGCGTGCGGGTCAGCGCCCGCCACGATGTCATCGGCCAATCGGGCGGCCGCACCCTGGTGCGCCAACAACTCGATCAGGGCGGCGTCCTCGGCGCGCTCGTCGGGCGGCTGATGGCCAAGAAGACCAGGCGCTTTCTGGAACTGGAAGCCCAAGGACTCAAGGCCCGCTCGGAGCAGCTCAGCCGGGCCAATGGTCCGCACCCCTGA
- a CDS encoding phytoene desaturase family protein, whose product MADYDAIIIGAGHNGLVAANVLAKNGAKVLVLERAHFLGGMAATRELFDGYKHSVGAWAVLIWRQEMTDRLELTKWGFELMDQWTSTCTFGDGTQAADTPFVMYNDLERMGRHLLEDHGADVAAALGGLFAHIGRFAPYFVDSAFGPPLDIIEVIASQPTPADRHDFAQMWYGSTMDTVRRFLAPDQGRCIQGSLAAMSIDAFDGGPWTPGSNASTLYHYLIGGGNVEYIMPRGGIGALSAALCRRAESLGAEVQMKQHVKEILVENGRATGVQLRDGTAISADVVLSSLDPYTTFVNLAGAQNFPPDYIRKIKEINFNLGYIQAHLTIDQAPQWIERLQPYMQDNGNWCPTVAYAPSPEYISDAWEQYRKGVLPDAPPTYLYIPSMVDSSLAPEGKHSATIFTPYFPTGLDADENRSWKEQYADTCVGIFDKFAPGFADSVTNRVVFSNRYFGSTFSAHAGDYSHGLLQPNQLWTGRVVEGADKFATPVDGLYLCGQCTHPGPGVTGIPGWNGAEAALEHLNARVKA is encoded by the coding sequence ATGGCCGACTATGACGCGATCATCATCGGAGCAGGTCACAACGGATTAGTTGCCGCGAATGTGCTGGCCAAGAACGGCGCGAAGGTGCTTGTCCTCGAACGCGCTCACTTCCTCGGCGGCATGGCCGCGACCCGCGAACTCTTCGACGGGTACAAGCACAGCGTCGGCGCCTGGGCCGTGCTGATCTGGCGCCAGGAGATGACCGACCGGCTGGAGCTCACGAAGTGGGGCTTCGAACTGATGGATCAGTGGACGTCGACGTGCACGTTCGGCGACGGCACTCAGGCCGCGGACACCCCGTTCGTGATGTACAACGACCTGGAGCGGATGGGACGCCATCTCCTCGAAGATCACGGCGCCGACGTCGCGGCCGCGCTCGGCGGATTGTTCGCGCACATAGGAAGATTCGCGCCCTACTTCGTCGACTCGGCGTTCGGTCCGCCGCTGGACATCATCGAGGTGATCGCCTCGCAGCCCACGCCTGCGGACCGGCATGACTTCGCCCAAATGTGGTACGGCAGCACGATGGACACGGTCCGGCGCTTCCTTGCGCCCGACCAGGGCCGCTGCATCCAGGGCTCGCTGGCCGCGATGTCGATCGACGCGTTCGACGGCGGACCCTGGACCCCGGGCTCGAATGCGTCGACGCTGTACCACTACCTGATCGGCGGCGGCAACGTCGAATACATCATGCCGCGCGGCGGCATCGGCGCACTGAGCGCCGCACTGTGCCGGCGCGCGGAGTCGCTGGGCGCCGAAGTACAGATGAAACAGCACGTGAAGGAAATCCTGGTCGAGAACGGACGCGCCACCGGGGTCCAATTACGTGATGGCACAGCTATTTCCGCCGATGTGGTGCTGTCGTCGCTGGACCCGTACACCACCTTCGTGAATCTGGCCGGCGCGCAGAACTTTCCGCCCGACTACATCCGCAAGATCAAGGAGATCAACTTCAACCTGGGATACATCCAGGCCCATCTCACCATCGATCAAGCGCCCCAATGGATCGAGCGCCTGCAGCCCTACATGCAGGACAACGGGAACTGGTGTCCGACAGTCGCTTACGCGCCGTCACCGGAATACATCAGCGACGCATGGGAGCAGTACCGCAAGGGCGTGCTGCCCGACGCACCTCCCACCTACCTGTACATACCGAGCATGGTCGACTCGTCGCTGGCGCCCGAAGGCAAGCACAGCGCAACGATTTTCACGCCCTACTTCCCCACCGGGCTGGATGCCGACGAAAACCGAAGCTGGAAAGAGCAATACGCCGACACCTGCGTCGGGATCTTCGACAAGTTCGCACCCGGGTTCGCCGACTCGGTGACCAACCGCGTGGTGTTCTCCAACCGCTACTTCGGCAGCACCTTCAGCGCACACGCCGGTGACTACTCGCATGGGTTGTTGCAGCCCAACCAGCTGTGGACCGGCCGCGTCGTGGAGGGAGCTGACAAGTTCGCCACCCCGGTCGACGGGCTCTACCTGTGCGGGCAGTGCACCCACCCGGGCCCGGGAGTCACCGGCATCCCCGGGTGGAACGGCGCCGAGGCGGCGCTCGAGCACCTCAACGCGCGCGTCAAGGCATAG
- a CDS encoding TetR/AcrR family transcriptional regulator yields the protein MESRSQRTRQALVQAAMKRFVADGVHQTSVSDIVADVGVTERTFYRHFPSKHAVIFADYDIGFEWFARALALRPHGEPITASVRKAVDAFPFDFAMVREAATIRSRDLDQDIITTHIGRMRDQVAGEISRFIHARSKPTADGAMIADIAAHSLATAVFASLEAWMSKGGEDIDELSRLTDIALSALEDGLTHTLREAGLD from the coding sequence GTGGAATCTCGTAGTCAGCGGACGCGTCAGGCGCTGGTGCAGGCCGCGATGAAGCGGTTTGTCGCCGACGGCGTGCACCAGACCAGCGTGTCCGACATCGTTGCCGACGTCGGGGTGACCGAGCGGACGTTCTATCGGCACTTCCCGTCGAAGCACGCGGTGATCTTCGCCGACTACGACATCGGCTTCGAGTGGTTCGCTCGCGCGCTGGCATTGCGGCCTCATGGTGAACCCATCACCGCGTCGGTGCGAAAAGCCGTGGACGCCTTCCCTTTTGACTTCGCGATGGTCCGCGAGGCCGCCACCATCAGGTCGCGCGACCTCGACCAGGACATCATCACGACGCACATCGGTCGGATGCGCGATCAGGTCGCCGGCGAGATCAGCCGATTCATCCACGCGCGATCAAAGCCCACCGCTGACGGGGCGATGATCGCCGACATCGCGGCACACAGCCTGGCGACGGCCGTGTTTGCCTCGCTGGAGGCGTGGATGAGCAAAGGTGGCGAGGACATCGACGAGTTGAGCCGCCTGACCGACATCGCGCTGAGCGCGCTGGAAGACGGGCTCACGCACACCCTGCGCGAAGCCGGATTGGATTAA